Proteins from a single region of Platichthys flesus chromosome 16, fPlaFle2.1, whole genome shotgun sequence:
- the LOC133970396 gene encoding C1q-related factor, with protein sequence MLVLVLVVLIPVLVSSVGTDASHYEMLGTCRMVCDPYLNKGTPASSTSSTSLQAEAEALSDQGNVLPPSTLLQGPQGKPGRPGKPGPPGPPGEPGPPGPAGPPGDRGDQGRTGILGLGGNGAISTATYSTVPRVAFYAGLKNPHEGYEILKFDDVVTNLGNNFDGISGKFICSIPGTYFFIYHVLMRGGDGTSMWADLCKNGQVRASAIAQDADQNYDYASNSVILHLDAGDEIYIKLDGGKAHGGNNNKYSTFSGFILYAD encoded by the exons ATGCTGGTCCTGGTGCTGGTGGTACTCATCCCTGTGCTCGTTAGCTCAGTGGGTACAGATGCCAGCCACTATGAGATGCTGGGCACCTGTCGCATGGTGTGCGACCCCTACCTGAACAAGGGCACTCCGGCCAGCAGTACCAGCTCCACCAGTCTCCAGGCTGAGGCTGAGGCGTTGAGCGACCAAGGCAACGTGCTTCCACCCTCCACCTTACTGCAAGGCCCACAGGGGAAGCCTGGCAGGCCAGGCAAGCCCGGACCACCTGGACCGCCGGGGGAACCGGGCCCACCAGGACCAGCTGGGCCTCCTGGTGACAGAGGGGATCAGGGAAGGACTGGGATTTTGGGTCTGGGGGGAAATGGAGCTATCAGCACAGCCACCTACAGCACGGTGCCACGGGTGGCCTTCTACGCGGGGCTTAAGAACCCCCACGAAGGCTATGAGATCCTCAAGTTTGACGACGTGGTCACCAACCTGGGCAACAACTTTGATGGCATTTCGGGCAAGTTCATCTGCAGCATACCAGGCACATACTTCTTCATCTACCATGTGCTGATGAGAGGAGGGGATGGCACCAGCATGTGGGCAGACCTCTGCAAGAACGGCCAG GTTCGTGCCAGCGCCATCGCCCAAGACGCTGACCAGAACTACGACTACGCCTCCAACAGCGTCATCCTCCATCTGGACGCGGGCGACGAGATTTATATCAAACTGGACGGAGGCAAAGCCCACGgcggcaacaacaacaagtacAGCACCTTCTCCGGCTTCATCCTCTACGCAGACTGA